The following coding sequences are from one Thermodesulfobacteriota bacterium window:
- a CDS encoding TonB-dependent receptor, whose translation MKAGLPLALLAACLAWSPPARAGDDLMDLSLEDLLAVEVTSVSRKPQKLSDTAAAVFVITREDIRRSGATSIPEALRMAPGLQVARIDANKWVVTARGFADRFSNKLLVLVDGRSVYTPLFSGVYWDVQDTLLEDVDRIEVIRGPGAALWGANAVNGVINIITRHAADTQGGLVTAGGGTEARAFGGARYGGALGEGAQYRLFAKGAQTDKGEDASGREGADAWHALRGGLRLDARPSARDAVLVTGEAYRGEAGTRYLVPRLPPPGSPGAQTGEIVEDDGRFWGGHLLGRWSRTLSPASDLALQLYYDRTDRRELLFGERRDTLDADFQHRFGMARHELVWGFGYRLTRGELETGEVIAFDPSTRTDQLWSAFVQDDVTLVPERLRLTLGSKFEHNDYTGFEVQPNARLLWTPLPRHSFWAAVSRAVRTPSQGDAGARIRSNVTLVPDPRQPGATFPVQLVLEGSEDFGSESLLAYEAGYRAHLAHELSLDVTGFHHRYRDLRSFEPQEPELRAEPVPHAVQALRWDNRLEGRAWGVETAADWFALPWWRLQLAHTWFLLELRARDGSADFFSENDEGRSPRHQVSLRSSLDVTSGLELDVWLRRVSRLPQDGVESYTALDVRLGWSPREDLELSVAGQNLLDRRRAEFEPGQAIRTLPTEAERGVYGRVTLRF comes from the coding sequence ATGAAGGCAGGATTGCCGCTGGCTTTGCTCGCTGCGTGCCTCGCCTGGTCCCCGCCCGCCCGGGCAGGCGACGACCTGATGGACCTGAGCCTCGAGGACCTCCTGGCCGTGGAGGTCACCTCGGTCTCCCGCAAGCCACAGAAGCTCTCCGACACGGCGGCGGCGGTCTTCGTCATCACCCGGGAGGACATCCGCCGCTCGGGCGCCACCAGCATCCCCGAGGCCCTGCGCATGGCCCCGGGCCTCCAGGTGGCCCGGATCGACGCCAACAAGTGGGTCGTCACGGCCCGGGGCTTCGCCGACCGGTTCAGCAACAAGCTCCTGGTCCTGGTGGACGGCCGCAGCGTCTACACCCCGCTCTTTTCCGGGGTGTACTGGGACGTGCAGGACACCCTCCTGGAGGACGTGGACCGCATCGAGGTCATCCGGGGCCCCGGGGCCGCCCTGTGGGGCGCCAACGCCGTCAACGGGGTGATCAACATCATCACGCGCCACGCCGCCGATACCCAGGGCGGGCTCGTCACCGCCGGGGGGGGCACCGAGGCCCGGGCCTTCGGGGGCGCCCGCTACGGGGGCGCCCTGGGGGAGGGGGCCCAGTACCGGCTGTTCGCGAAGGGCGCCCAAACGGACAAAGGAGAAGACGCCTCGGGCCGGGAGGGCGCCGACGCCTGGCACGCCCTGCGGGGGGGGCTGCGGCTCGACGCCCGGCCCTCGGCGCGCGACGCCGTGCTCGTCACCGGAGAGGCCTACCGGGGAGAGGCCGGAACCCGATACCTCGTTCCCCGGCTGCCCCCCCCGGGGTCCCCCGGGGCACAGACCGGAGAGATCGTGGAAGACGACGGCCGGTTCTGGGGCGGGCACCTCCTGGGCCGCTGGAGCCGCACCCTCTCCCCCGCCTCGGACCTGGCCCTGCAGCTCTACTACGACCGCACCGATCGCCGGGAGCTCCTCTTCGGCGAACGGCGCGACACCCTCGACGCGGACTTCCAGCACCGGTTCGGGATGGCCCGCCACGAGCTCGTCTGGGGGTTCGGGTACCGCCTCACCCGGGGAGAGCTCGAGACCGGGGAGGTCATCGCCTTCGACCCTTCGACCCGGACCGACCAGCTCTGGAGCGCCTTCGTACAGGACGATGTCACCCTGGTGCCCGAGCGCCTGCGCCTGACCCTGGGCTCGAAGTTCGAACACAACGATTACACCGGTTTCGAGGTCCAGCCCAACGCCCGGCTCCTGTGGACGCCGCTGCCCCGCCACTCCTTCTGGGCCGCGGTCTCCCGGGCCGTGCGGACGCCCTCCCAGGGAGATGCCGGGGCCCGCATCCGTTCCAATGTGACCCTGGTCCCCGATCCCCGCCAGCCGGGCGCGACCTTTCCTGTGCAGCTCGTCCTGGAGGGCAGCGAGGACTTCGGGTCCGAATCGCTCCTGGCCTACGAGGCAGGGTACCGCGCCCACCTGGCCCACGAGCTCTCCCTGGACGTGACGGGCTTCCACCACCGTTACCGGGACCTACGCAGCTTCGAGCCCCAGGAGCCGGAGCTCCGGGCCGAGCCGGTGCCCCATGCGGTGCAGGCGCTTCGCTGGGACAACCGCCTGGAGGGCCGGGCCTGGGGCGTGGAGACGGCGGCGGACTGGTTTGCGCTCCCCTGGTGGCGCCTCCAGCTCGCCCACACCTGGTTCCTCCTGGAGCTCCGGGCCCGGGACGGGAGCGCAGACTTCTTCTCCGAAAACGACGAGGGCCGAAGCCCCCGGCACCAGGTCTCCCTTCGCTCGTCCCTGGACGTGACCTCCGGCCTGGAGCTCGACGTGTGGCTCCGGCGCGTGTCGCGGCTCCCCCAGGACGGCGTGGAGAGCTACACCGCCCTGGACGTTCGGTTGGGGTGGAGCCCCCGGGAGGATCTGGAGCTCTCCGTGGCCGGCCAGAACCTCCTGGACCGGCGCCGGGCCGAGTTCGAGCCGGGCCAGGCGATTCGC